A window of Campylobacter cuniculorum DSM 23162 = LMG 24588 contains these coding sequences:
- a CDS encoding DEAD/DEAH box helicase family protein, which translates to MIFERQEYQQECIEHIMALLENFDFKEPSTSNLKECFMEFYNNHPCPIKTLSDKFNVDILMETGTGKTFTYLNLIFELHRKYKQNKFIIFVPRKAILESIKQNIELTKDYFYNEFKKHLKSYFYSDSKSQSSIINHYIKNTDELSVLILTNSAIDKDKNILNQSSEHQPSGLFKLNQPSELKPKSIFENIIALKPISIIDEPHLLKGEAFHQYFSKIQNLYFRFGATFPDKTHSLSNLVYCLDSIQAFNQYLVKKVSVHTLFEDNLEPKLIKIEAKNKKALFSYHLDNIGYIKEVSCKEDLGQALNYPSYNGVEILNFKGQKAFLSNGSFLEIHKQSYTLNQSQISNLLSTSLDLHFEKERRLFSQGIKALSLYFIPNISDFRGEEAWIKKEFERLYKQKREQILKENLNEDYRNYLLRDFDSERQLRVCEGYFSGDKGSNDEKEAQGVKLILEAKEKLLSFDTPLRFIFSVWALQEGWDNPNIFTLTKLASSSSETSRHQQIGRGLRLCVNKEGKRITQKFLGYKEEEFYQINKLDVILNGAEAGFVEALQKEILQSSFSFNGKTLSHENLESLGLNARQVSKMLNLLEDFKALEFDEENNNYKIIAPINEALKNHQEFKDLLKEKFNEVLNSFSPTTNRHEQVSNANIKKDRIKIRPNKAKEFKELWQNINHKALLTYKDIDTQGLIEAIKARFDSLELPKSKISMQSQTQTEAAQFTLTQEQGLKEYDFSSEHFTKTITANLIEFANKHKFPLNFILKIYNVCDKQNFKNNPESALKHLQEFIQEELHKSMISSVNYQFIKTEASNEDLLFDSKGEPKEWIESYKLGHFIDKEASVLENYLYEKAVYDSTLEKAVITQDPSKINTTTIKVFAKLPKLSIPTPYKNYEPDFAYLLENEQGKKMFFICETKGYEKESDMRTQEAFKIQYAKKFFEALQEHLKDKVRIVYSSRLSKQTLIDVLNKILPEEI; encoded by the coding sequence ATGATTTTTGAAAGACAAGAATATCAGCAAGAATGCATTGAGCATATTATGGCTTTGCTTGAGAATTTTGATTTTAAAGAACCTAGCACTTCAAACTTAAAAGAATGCTTTATGGAATTTTATAACAATCATCCTTGTCCCATTAAGACCTTAAGTGATAAATTTAATGTTGATATTCTTATGGAAACAGGCACAGGAAAGACCTTTACCTATCTTAATCTCATTTTTGAGTTGCACAGAAAATACAAACAAAACAAATTTATCATTTTCGTCCCAAGAAAAGCCATTTTAGAATCCATTAAACAAAACATTGAACTCACAAAGGATTATTTTTATAATGAATTTAAAAAACATCTTAAAAGCTATTTTTATAGCGACAGCAAAAGTCAATCTTCTATCATCAATCACTACATAAAAAACACCGATGAATTAAGCGTCTTGATTTTAACCAATAGTGCCATAGACAAAGACAAGAATATTCTTAATCAATCAAGCGAACATCAACCAAGCGGACTTTTTAAACTTAATCAACCAAGCGAACTTAAACCTAAAAGCATTTTTGAAAATATCATTGCTTTAAAGCCCATAAGCATTATTGATGAACCGCATTTGCTTAAGGGTGAAGCGTTTCATCAATACTTTTCTAAAATTCAAAATTTATATTTTCGTTTTGGAGCCACTTTCCCGGATAAAACGCACAGCCTTAGCAATCTCGTGTATTGTCTTGATAGCATACAAGCTTTCAATCAATACCTTGTCAAAAAAGTATCAGTGCATACACTTTTTGAGGATAATCTTGAACCAAAATTGATAAAAATAGAAGCCAAAAACAAAAAAGCCCTATTTTCTTATCATTTAGATAATATCGGATACATTAAAGAAGTATCTTGCAAAGAGGATTTAGGACAAGCCTTAAATTATCCTTCTTATAATGGTGTAGAAATTCTAAATTTTAAAGGACAAAAAGCATTTTTAAGCAATGGCAGTTTTTTAGAAATTCACAAGCAAAGTTATACATTAAATCAAAGTCAAATTTCTAATCTTTTAAGCACAAGCCTTGATTTACATTTTGAAAAAGAAAGGCGTTTATTTTCTCAAGGCATTAAGGCTTTAAGCCTTTATTTTATCCCAAATATATCAGATTTTCGCGGTGAAGAAGCTTGGATTAAAAAGGAATTTGAAAGACTTTATAAGCAAAAACGTGAGCAAATTCTTAAAGAAAATTTGAATGAAGATTATAGAAATTATCTCTTAAGAGATTTTGATAGTGAGAGACAACTAAGGGTTTGCGAGGGATATTTTAGTGGTGATAAAGGAAGCAATGACGAAAAAGAGGCACAAGGAGTGAAATTGATTTTAGAAGCGAAAGAAAAACTTCTCTCATTTGACACTCCTTTGCGTTTTATTTTTAGCGTGTGGGCTTTGCAAGAGGGTTGGGATAATCCTAACATCTTCACTCTAACCAAACTTGCAAGTTCTAGCAGTGAAACTTCAAGACATCAGCAAATCGGCAGAGGCTTAAGGCTTTGTGTGAATAAAGAGGGTAAAAGAATCACACAAAAATTTTTAGGCTACAAGGAAGAGGAATTTTATCAAATCAACAAACTTGATGTGATTTTAAATGGAGCTGAAGCGGGATTTGTTGAAGCTTTGCAAAAAGAGATTTTGCAATCAAGCTTTAGTTTTAATGGCAAAACCTTAAGCCACGAGAATTTAGAATCTTTAGGATTAAACGCAAGACAAGTGAGCAAAATGTTAAATTTATTAGAGGATTTTAAAGCTTTAGAATTTGATGAAGAGAATAATAATTATAAAATCATAGCACCTATTAATGAAGCTTTGAAAAATCACCAAGAATTTAAGGATTTATTAAAGGAGAAATTCAACGAAGTTTTAAACTCTTTTAGCCCGACGACAAACAGACACGAGCAAGTCAGCAATGCTAACATTAAAAAGGATAGAATCAAAATTCGCCCCAACAAAGCAAAAGAATTTAAAGAATTATGGCAAAATATCAATCACAAGGCACTTTTAACCTATAAAGACATTGACACTCAAGGGCTTATTGAAGCGATTAAAGCACGTTTTGATTCTTTAGAACTTCCTAAATCAAAAATCTCTATGCAATCACAAACTCAAACAGAAGCAGCACAATTCACCCTAACCCAAGAACAAGGACTAAAAGAATACGACTTTTCTAGCGAACATTTCACGAAAACAATCACTGCAAATCTCATAGAATTTGCCAATAAGCATAAATTTCCTTTAAATTTTATTCTTAAAATTTACAATGTTTGCGACAAACAAAATTTCAAAAATAATCCAGAATCCGCCCTAAAACATTTGCAAGAATTCATTCAAGAAGAATTGCATAAAAGTATGATTTCCTCTGTAAATTATCAATTCATTAAAACAGAAGCAAGCAATGAGGATTTGCTTTTTGATTCAAAAGGAGAGCCAAAAGAATGGATAGAATCTTATAAATTAGGGCATTTTATAGACAAAGAAGCGTCCGTGCTAGAAAATTATCTCTACGAAAAGGCTGTTTATGACAGCACATTAGAAAAAGCAGTCATCACTCAAGACCCGTCAAAAATCAACACCACAACCATTAAAGTTTTTGCTAAATTACCAAAGCTAAGCATTCCCACACCTTACAAAAATTATGAGCCAGATTTTGCGTATTTATTAGAAAACGAACAAGGAAAAAAGATGTTTTTCATTTGCGAGACCAAAGGCTACGAAAAAGAAAGTGATATGAGAACGCAAGAGGCTTTTAAAATACAATACGCAAAAAAATTCTTTGAAGCCTTACAAGAGCACCTAAAAGACAAGGTTAGAATTGTTTATAGCTCAAGGCTTAGCAAACAAACATTGATTGATGTTTTAAATAAAATTTTACCAGAGGAGATATGA